One stretch of Zetaproteobacteria bacterium DNA includes these proteins:
- a CDS encoding OmpH family outer membrane protein: MMKRLMITMLLSIGAALPSAAVAAELKIGFVDVKSAVENTERYQRGLKELSALKKRKEKALDELRSRIEQAQKELLSQSMAMSQERLAEKEHDIKEMRKKFSRRQQDAQEELISRKNRLDQKILKRFYAVVRAFGKEHHYDMVLPKSSAIYFDPAHDVTARITKLLDADAAKEEK; the protein is encoded by the coding sequence ATCATGAAACGGTTGATGATCACGATGCTGCTCTCGATCGGGGCGGCCCTCCCCTCTGCGGCCGTGGCGGCGGAGTTGAAGATCGGCTTCGTCGACGTGAAGAGCGCGGTGGAGAACACCGAGCGTTACCAGAGGGGGCTCAAGGAGCTCAGCGCGTTGAAGAAGCGCAAGGAGAAGGCGCTCGACGAGCTGCGCAGCCGCATCGAGCAGGCGCAGAAGGAGCTGCTGAGCCAGTCGATGGCCATGTCGCAGGAGCGGCTGGCCGAGAAGGAGCACGACATCAAGGAGATGCGCAAGAAGTTCAGCCGCCGCCAGCAGGATGCGCAGGAGGAGCTGATCAGCCGCAAGAACCGGCTCGACCAGAAGATCCTCAAGCGCTTCTACGCGGTGGTGCGCGCCTTTGGCAAGGAGCACCACTACGACATGGTGCTGCCCAAGTCCTCCGCCATCTACTTCGATCCCGCCCACGACGTCACCGCCCGGATCACCAAGCTGCTCGACGCCGACGCCGCCAAGGAGGAGAAGTAG
- the lpxD gene encoding UDP-3-O-(3-hydroxymyristoyl)glucosamine N-acyltransferase — protein MQALVGGRLCGCRADALRLVGCNTLADAGPDEVAFLANRKYRRQLAASRAGLLLVAEGERGLPQRPLLRVADPYLAFARLQRHFHPVPPTRGARHPGALIDDTARLAEDVDVGPGCIIAAGVTIGAGSRLDAGVIVEEGAAIGAGCHLHSGVVVARGCLLGDGVVLQAGAVIGSDGFGYAWDGRDHLKIPQVGRVVLEDGVEVGANSCIDRGAIGDTVIGAGSKIDNLVQIGHNVTIGARSIIVSQVGISGSTHIGRGCRIGGQVGIAGHLTIGDGASLAAKSGVIGDVPAGATYAGLPAMPHRAWRKLNALLRRLARRGRGGETTQE, from the coding sequence GTGCAGGCGCTGGTCGGCGGTCGCCTCTGCGGCTGTCGTGCCGATGCGCTCCGGCTGGTCGGCTGCAATACGCTGGCCGACGCCGGCCCGGATGAGGTCGCCTTCCTCGCCAACCGCAAATACCGCCGGCAGCTCGCCGCCAGCCGCGCCGGCCTGCTGCTGGTGGCGGAGGGGGAGAGAGGGCTGCCGCAACGGCCGCTGCTGCGGGTGGCCGATCCCTACCTCGCATTCGCCCGGCTGCAGCGCCACTTCCACCCCGTGCCGCCGACGCGCGGCGCGCGCCACCCCGGCGCGCTGATCGACGATACCGCCAGGCTGGCGGAGGATGTCGATGTCGGGCCGGGCTGTATCATCGCCGCCGGTGTGACCATCGGCGCCGGCAGCAGGCTGGATGCCGGGGTGATCGTCGAGGAGGGGGCGGCCATCGGCGCCGGCTGCCACCTGCACAGCGGGGTGGTGGTGGCGCGCGGCTGTCTGCTTGGCGACGGCGTGGTGCTGCAGGCGGGCGCGGTGATCGGCTCCGACGGCTTCGGCTACGCCTGGGACGGGCGCGACCACCTCAAGATCCCCCAGGTCGGCCGGGTGGTGCTCGAGGATGGGGTGGAGGTGGGTGCCAACAGCTGCATCGACCGCGGGGCGATCGGCGATACGGTGATCGGTGCCGGCAGCAAGATCGACAACCTGGTCCAGATCGGCCACAATGTGACCATCGGCGCCCGCTCGATCATCGTCAGTCAGGTGGGCATCTCCGGCTCCACCCACATCGGTCGCGGCTGCCGCATCGGCGGCCAGGTGGGGATCGCAGGCCACCTCACCATCGGCGACGGCGCCAGCCTGGCCGCCAAGAGCGGGGTGATCGGCGATGTCCCGGCGGGGGCGACCTACGCCGGGCTTCCGGCCATGCCCCACCGTGCATGGCGCAAACTCAACGCCCTGTTGCGCCGGCTGGCGCGCCGCGGGCGGGGCGGGGAAACAACGCAGGAGTAG
- the fabZ gene encoding 3-hydroxyacyl-[acyl-carrier-protein] dehydratase FabZ produces the protein MLDIDAILQHLPHRYPFLLVDRVLEFEPGVSIRALKNVTINEPQFTGHFPQTPVMPGVLLIEAMAQTGGILAFMSVERGADYLVYFTGIDDARFRRPVRPGDQVIFAMHKLQRRGHMWKFRGEAFVDERLVCSATLMATLTPKRAG, from the coding sequence ATGCTGGATATCGATGCCATCTTGCAGCATCTGCCCCATCGCTACCCCTTTCTGCTGGTCGACCGGGTGCTGGAATTCGAGCCGGGGGTGTCGATCCGGGCGCTGAAGAACGTCACCATCAACGAGCCGCAGTTCACCGGCCACTTTCCGCAGACCCCGGTCATGCCCGGTGTGTTGTTGATCGAGGCGATGGCCCAGACCGGCGGCATCCTCGCCTTCATGTCGGTGGAGCGCGGCGCCGACTACCTGGTCTATTTCACCGGCATCGACGACGCCCGCTTCCGTCGGCCGGTTCGGCCGGGCGATCAGGTGATCTTCGCCATGCACAAGCTGCAGCGGCGCGGCCACATGTGGAAGTTCCGAGGGGAGGCCTTCGTCGACGAGAGGCTGGTCTGCTCGGCGACGCTGATGGCCACGCTGACTCCCAAGCGGGCGGGGTGA
- a CDS encoding acyl-ACP--UDP-N-acetylglucosamine O-acyltransferase has translation MNSSRIHPTAIVSPEAELAADVIVGPWCVIDGPVRIGSGCRLISHVVLSGRTTIGADNRFFPFSSVGLEPQDLKYRGEPSEVVIGCGNTIREHATIHAGTEGGGMVTRIGDGNLIMAYAHVAHDCWLGNRIVLANAATLAGHVTIEDDAIIGGLSAVHQFLRIGRLAMIGGMSGIVQDVPPFTMIAGGYRPGLAGLNLVGLQRKGFDAARIRRLKQVYRALFQRDAAREERIAAARAAAGDDEAAGHMVDFVAAAERGVTWPRGTE, from the coding sequence GTGAACTCCTCCCGCATCCACCCCACCGCGATCGTCTCGCCCGAGGCGGAGCTGGCCGCCGATGTGATCGTCGGGCCGTGGTGTGTCATCGACGGGCCGGTGCGCATCGGCTCCGGCTGCCGGCTGATCTCCCACGTGGTCCTCTCCGGCCGCACCACCATCGGTGCGGACAACCGCTTCTTCCCCTTCTCCTCGGTGGGGCTGGAGCCGCAGGACCTCAAGTACCGGGGTGAGCCCTCCGAGGTGGTGATCGGATGCGGCAACACCATCCGCGAGCACGCCACCATCCACGCCGGCACCGAAGGGGGGGGGATGGTCACCCGCATCGGTGACGGCAACCTGATCATGGCCTACGCCCACGTGGCGCACGACTGCTGGCTGGGCAACCGCATCGTGCTGGCCAACGCCGCCACCCTCGCCGGCCACGTCACCATCGAGGACGATGCCATCATCGGCGGCCTCTCCGCCGTCCATCAGTTCCTGCGCATCGGGCGGCTGGCGATGATCGGCGGGATGAGCGGCATCGTGCAGGACGTTCCCCCCTTCACCATGATCGCCGGCGGCTACCGCCCGGGGCTGGCCGGGCTCAACCTGGTCGGTTTGCAGCGCAAGGGGTTCGATGCGGCGCGCATCCGCCGGCTCAAGCAGGTCTATCGCGCCCTATTCCAGCGTGACGCCGCCCGGGAGGAGCGGATCGCCGCGGCGCGCGCGGCGGCGGGTGACGACGAGGCGGCCGGCCACATGGTCGATTTCGTCGCCGCCGCCGAACGCGGCGTCACCTGGCCTCGTGGGACGGAGTAG
- a CDS encoding LpxI family protein, giving the protein MGRSSRPPLGLVAGYGSFPLELAERLRRDFTLEIVAVRNEASPEIERFGSVTWLQVGRIQAMIRRFRRAGVREVVMAGKVHKLHLFRNFLPDLPTLRAFRALPDLRDDTILNGVAAMLAEHDITIIPQVKYARDMLAPAGHLMGPAPDEDRWRDIAFGLRHARAIAGLDIGQTVVVRQRAVLAVEAIEGTDEAIRRGGALGGGHATVAKVAKPGQDLRFDVPVFGPDTLETMRESGCDCLAVEAGLTLMLERERLRRLADRYGITVVGAAVEGGGDGAVGEG; this is encoded by the coding sequence GTGGGACGGAGTAGCCGGCCGCCGCTCGGTCTGGTCGCAGGCTACGGCAGCTTCCCGCTGGAGCTTGCCGAGCGGCTGCGGCGCGACTTCACACTGGAGATCGTCGCCGTACGCAACGAGGCCTCCCCGGAGATCGAGCGCTTCGGTTCGGTCACCTGGCTGCAGGTGGGGCGGATCCAGGCGATGATCCGCCGTTTCCGGCGGGCGGGAGTGCGCGAGGTGGTGATGGCCGGCAAGGTGCACAAGCTGCATCTGTTTCGCAACTTCCTGCCCGACCTCCCCACGCTGCGCGCCTTCCGCGCCCTGCCCGACCTGCGCGACGACACCATCCTCAACGGCGTGGCCGCCATGCTGGCCGAACACGACATCACCATCATCCCGCAGGTGAAGTACGCCCGCGACATGCTGGCGCCGGCCGGCCACCTGATGGGGCCTGCGCCCGACGAGGATCGCTGGCGGGACATCGCCTTCGGCCTGCGCCATGCGCGGGCCATCGCCGGGCTGGACATCGGCCAGACGGTGGTGGTGCGGCAACGGGCGGTGTTGGCGGTGGAGGCGATCGAGGGGACCGACGAGGCGATCCGGCGCGGCGGTGCGTTGGGCGGCGGTCACGCCACGGTGGCCAAGGTGGCCAAGCCGGGGCAGGACCTCCGCTTCGACGTCCCCGTCTTCGGCCCCGACACCCTGGAGACGATGCGGGAGAGCGGCTGCGACTGCCTGGCGGTGGAGGCGGGGCTGACCCTGATGCTCGAGCGCGAACGGCTGCGGCGGCTGGCCGATCGCTACGGAATCACCGTGGTCGGTGCTGCGGTGGAGGGGGGCGGGGACGGCGCCGTCGGGGAGGGATAA